One window of Paenibacillus albicereus genomic DNA carries:
- the spoVB gene encoding stage V sporulation protein B yields MTKQTFIKGAMILLAAGVVNRILGFVPRIALPRVIGAEGVGLYQLCYPFLGVLLTLITGGIPVAVAKWVAEAESQGSGARVRQIFRAAMGLTVALALLMTSVMLLSAKWITTQVLTDPRVYEAFLVMAPMLLLIGVSSVYRGYFQGKQNMIPTAQSQVVETVLRIAAQLTLAALLLPMGLQWAAAGAMMGTVIGEVAALLVMLHHARKDARDRTGLKAPAAEVAVPLEPLPPGRAPVLRRLLRLSVPITGSRLVGSLSYLLESILTARSLAAAGIATGAATAQYGALQGMIIPLLLLPTALTYSLSVSLVPSLSAAAARGDRAAIHLRLHQSLRLALVSGAPFVVIMGLLAEPLCRILYDHAEIAPLLALLAPVGIFIYLQGPLQAALQALDKPGTALLNTSIGAAVKLYLIVELASRPELGIYGAVIAISVNIALVTLLHGISVLRISGFRMQLPDFIKVGAAMVIMGAACRWIMSHHPLTLEWLGLALACAVSALLYLALMAVMGIINRHDLRRIPGIGRWFG; encoded by the coding sequence ATGACGAAACAAACGTTCATCAAGGGAGCGATGATCCTGCTTGCCGCAGGCGTCGTCAACCGCATCCTCGGCTTCGTGCCCCGGATCGCGCTGCCCCGGGTCATCGGCGCCGAAGGCGTCGGCCTGTACCAGCTCTGCTATCCTTTTCTCGGCGTCCTGCTGACGCTCATTACCGGCGGCATCCCGGTGGCTGTCGCCAAATGGGTCGCCGAAGCCGAATCTCAAGGCAGCGGCGCGAGGGTTCGCCAGATTTTCCGCGCCGCGATGGGACTGACCGTCGCCCTCGCCCTGCTCATGACGAGCGTCATGCTGCTGTCCGCCAAGTGGATCACGACGCAGGTGCTGACCGACCCGCGGGTGTACGAGGCGTTTCTGGTCATGGCGCCGATGCTTCTGCTCATCGGCGTCTCCTCCGTCTATCGCGGGTATTTCCAGGGCAAGCAGAACATGATCCCGACCGCCCAGTCGCAGGTCGTGGAGACGGTGCTGCGGATCGCCGCCCAGCTGACGCTCGCCGCGCTGCTGCTGCCGATGGGCCTGCAGTGGGCGGCGGCCGGCGCGATGATGGGCACCGTGATCGGCGAGGTGGCGGCGCTGCTCGTCATGCTGCATCATGCGCGCAAGGACGCCCGCGACCGGACCGGGCTGAAAGCGCCGGCTGCCGAAGTCGCGGTGCCGCTGGAGCCGCTGCCCCCCGGCAGGGCCCCGGTGCTCCGCAGGCTGCTCCGCCTGTCCGTGCCGATCACCGGCAGCCGGCTCGTCGGATCGCTGTCGTACCTGCTCGAGTCCATCCTGACCGCCCGCAGCCTCGCGGCCGCCGGCATCGCGACGGGAGCCGCTACGGCCCAGTACGGCGCGCTCCAAGGGATGATCATCCCGCTGCTGCTGCTCCCGACCGCGCTCACCTACTCCCTGTCCGTGTCGCTCGTCCCTTCGCTGTCGGCGGCCGCGGCGCGCGGCGACCGCGCGGCCATCCACTTGCGGCTGCATCAGTCGCTGCGGCTCGCTCTCGTCAGCGGCGCCCCCTTCGTCGTCATCATGGGGCTGCTCGCCGAGCCGCTTTGCCGCATTCTGTACGACCATGCCGAGATCGCGCCGCTGCTCGCGCTGCTCGCTCCCGTCGGCATCTTCATCTATCTGCAAGGACCGCTTCAAGCCGCGCTGCAAGCGTTAGACAAGCCAGGCACGGCGCTTCTGAACACGTCGATCGGCGCCGCCGTGAAGCTGTATCTGATCGTCGAGCTGGCCTCCCGTCCGGAGCTCGGCATCTACGGCGCCGTCATCGCCATCTCCGTGAATATCGCGCTCGTCACGCTGCTGCACGGAATCAGCGTGCTGAGGATTTCCGGCTTTCGCATGCAGCTGCCCGACTTCATCAAGGTCGGCGCCGCGATGGTCATCATGGGAGCGGCCTGCCGCTGGATCATGTCCCACCATCCGCTGACGCTCGAATGGCTCGGCCTGGCCCTCGCCTGCGCGGTCAGCGCGCTCCTTTACTTGGCGCTGATGGCCGTCATGGGCATCATCAACCGGCATGACCTCCGCCGCATCCCCGGCATCGGGCGCTGGTTCGGATAA